Proteins encoded within one genomic window of Cytophagales bacterium:
- a CDS encoding rhodanese-like domain-containing protein, with product MKELTVKELKQLIDDGADFQLVDVREPNEFEFANINGELIPMGSVPENVDKFSKDKQVIVQCRSGKRSADVIRFLEQNHGYDNLYNLVGGILAWSDEIDSTVPKY from the coding sequence ATGAAAGAACTAACTGTTAAAGAACTGAAACAATTGATCGACGATGGGGCAGATTTCCAATTGGTCGATGTGCGAGAGCCCAATGAATTTGAGTTCGCGAATATCAATGGGGAATTGATCCCTATGGGTTCTGTTCCTGAAAATGTCGACAAGTTCTCAAAAGACAAACAAGTGATTGTGCAATGCCGAAGTGGTAAGCGAAGTGCGGACGTGATCCGATTCCTGGAGCAGAATCATGGATATGACAACCTGTACAATCTGGTAGGTGGTATCCTCGCATGGTCAGATGAGATTGATTCGACGGTGCCGAAGTATTGA
- a CDS encoding Fic family protein yields MFGEKIKAYREQQGLKLKELAAKTLIDQTLLSRFEKGSRLPTDQQLTALASGLNTDPQELRVHWLAEKIVKVVQYEPIAIEAMMVAEERVEYLSSKAVLEFPKISPRIQSKLIQIDELKAKWQSKHPLGPSHLKRLREYFDIQYTFESNRIEGNTLSLRETDLIINKGLTIGDKSMQEHLEAVNHAEAIDYVADLVLAKLNLNKRNILDIHRLILKGIDTENAGVYRKVPVRISGSTNELPQPHRLEPMMLDYFQFYQFHRKRLHPVIMAAEMHERLVSIHPFIDGNGRTARLVMNLILMRHGYTRANIKGSTESRARYYEALDAVQSDANHEYLYELVVDECIESLREHLELT; encoded by the coding sequence ATGTTTGGCGAGAAGATAAAGGCGTATCGAGAGCAACAAGGACTAAAACTCAAAGAGCTTGCTGCCAAAACCCTTATAGACCAAACCCTACTAAGCCGTTTTGAGAAAGGTTCCCGATTACCTACAGATCAGCAACTCACCGCGCTGGCCAGCGGGCTCAACACAGATCCACAAGAATTACGTGTACACTGGTTGGCGGAGAAAATTGTGAAAGTTGTTCAATATGAACCCATCGCTATCGAAGCGATGATGGTAGCCGAAGAAAGAGTTGAATATTTGTCGAGCAAAGCCGTTTTGGAATTTCCCAAAATTTCACCTCGTATTCAAAGCAAATTGATTCAAATTGATGAGTTAAAAGCAAAGTGGCAAAGCAAGCATCCACTGGGACCTTCTCATTTGAAACGCCTTCGTGAATACTTCGATATTCAATACACTTTTGAAAGCAATCGAATCGAAGGAAATACCCTTTCACTCAGAGAGACAGACTTAATCATCAATAAAGGATTGACGATCGGTGACAAATCCATGCAGGAACATCTGGAGGCCGTAAATCATGCAGAAGCCATCGATTATGTAGCGGATTTGGTGCTGGCTAAACTTAATTTGAATAAAAGGAATATCCTTGATATCCATCGGCTGATCCTAAAAGGAATTGATACTGAGAATGCTGGGGTTTACCGAAAGGTACCCGTTCGAATATCCGGAAGTACCAATGAATTGCCGCAGCCACACCGACTGGAACCCATGATGCTTGACTATTTCCAATTCTATCAATTCCATCGTAAAAGGCTACACCCTGTGATCATGGCAGCGGAGATGCACGAGCGCCTGGTAAGCATTCATCCATTTATTGATGGAAATGGAAGAACTGCCAGGTTGGTGATGAACTTAATCCTTATGCGGCATGGTTATACCAGAGCTAATATTAAGGGTTCAACAGAAAGCAGGGCCAGGTATTACGAAGCATTAGATGCCGTGCAAAGCGACGCCAACCATGAATATTTATATGAACTGGTAGTCGATGAATGCATTGAATCACTTCGAGAGCACCTTGAATTGACATAA
- a CDS encoding prolyl oligopeptidase family serine peptidase → MKHLKLLILLVMICHLSIAQEVQGEIEQLRNQVANLRHSFDIVRKQLDDVLWYDKVGDVAYIDKVYLTGPPKADRVEKNKTRQGYGNPFRFQSYVFIPKGIDPSKKYPLLVLPHGGVHSNFNTYYTHIIRELMAQQYIVVAAEYRGSTGYGRGFYQSIDYGGLEVEDVYASRNYMVENYDIVDESRIGIFGWSHGGLITLMNIFDHPKDYKVAYAGVPVSDLIARMGYKTQGYRDLYSVDYHIGKSAYADVEEYKKRSPAWQAHKLETPLLIHTNTNDADVNVLEVEHLIKSLKAEGKKFEYEIYQDIPGGHSFDRIDSKKAQEVRLKIYKFLGGYLNPPKKFNSVKDLRKAAYRF, encoded by the coding sequence ATGAAGCATCTTAAACTATTGATCCTGCTGGTAATGATTTGTCATCTGTCCATTGCTCAAGAAGTACAGGGAGAAATCGAACAGCTGCGAAACCAGGTTGCCAATCTACGACACAGTTTTGACATTGTCCGAAAACAACTAGACGATGTACTTTGGTACGATAAGGTTGGAGATGTAGCATATATCGATAAAGTATACCTAACTGGGCCTCCCAAAGCAGATCGTGTTGAAAAGAATAAAACGAGGCAAGGCTATGGGAATCCATTTCGTTTCCAGTCCTATGTTTTTATACCAAAAGGAATAGATCCGTCAAAAAAGTACCCACTATTGGTACTCCCTCACGGAGGTGTTCATAGCAACTTCAACACGTACTACACACACATCATCCGTGAATTGATGGCGCAACAATACATTGTCGTGGCTGCAGAATACCGTGGTAGCACCGGCTATGGTCGCGGGTTCTATCAGTCCATTGATTATGGTGGACTAGAAGTCGAGGATGTCTATGCTTCAAGGAATTATATGGTCGAAAACTATGACATTGTAGATGAAAGTAGGATCGGCATCTTCGGATGGAGCCATGGTGGTCTTATCACACTGATGAACATCTTCGATCATCCGAAAGACTATAAAGTGGCTTATGCTGGTGTTCCAGTTAGTGATTTGATTGCGAGGATGGGTTATAAGACGCAAGGCTACCGCGATTTGTATTCTGTGGATTATCACATCGGAAAGTCCGCTTATGCAGATGTGGAAGAATACAAAAAACGCTCACCAGCATGGCAAGCACACAAATTAGAAACACCACTCCTTATTCATACCAATACAAATGATGCGGACGTAAATGTGTTGGAAGTCGAACATTTGATCAAGTCACTAAAAGCAGAAGGCAAAAAATTCGAGTATGAAATCTATCAAGATATTCCCGGAGGTCATTCCTTCGATCGAATTGACTCCAAAAAAGCCCAGGAAGTCCGTTTGAAGATCTACAAATTCCTCGGAGGCTACCTTAACCCACCTAAAAAATTTAACTCTGTTAAAGATCTGCGGAAAGCCGCTTATCGCTTTTGA